A window of Diospyros lotus cultivar Yz01 chromosome 14, ASM1463336v1, whole genome shotgun sequence contains these coding sequences:
- the LOC127790229 gene encoding double-stranded RNA-binding protein 1-like isoform X4, whose product MYKSKIQELCHRNSWSLPAYSTAKVGPDHNPRFSATVTVNGVPFQTVDRSQTAKEAENKAAKIAFDHFSTPNRPTHIPRSHNVQHSYKSKLQNYAQRRKLTPPVYSSEREGPLHASRFKSKVMIDGKSYGSLELFPMKKDAEQAAAKVALESLDLEMVQEDDSGLYKNLIQQLAHKSSHAPKYKTTVSGPPQKPIFISTVEIGGKSFQGQASKRKRQAEDNAAKLAYSSFRECYQSDQARQIRGSPHLEGNYTLLVYVPVHIPSTATKELAQLLKKVSSHVPGLKAIGDDIPLNILHDGDLKVEQVTLGREFHISLGRTVHISLQQIDSVVSNLRKKLQFQRQMYWIDFSKLEVFVNDHRKRSFLSIEVTTRGLAEITEQIAAVDEVYKLHNLPEYYKDPHPHVSIAWASGNVRDLLKEAIAEETKKYSSFGGYVQKPIFTCRQSRADVKTLGRRRSCTWRWRRWVDGDGQLLAANSAVLADAAKVPLPAGSC is encoded by the exons ATGTACAAATCGAAGATTCAAGAGCTTTGCCATCGGAATTCGTGGAGTTTACCGGCGTACTCCACCGCCAAAGTCGGTCCTGATCACAATCCTCGCTTCTCCGCTACCGTCACCGTCAATGGCGTTCCCTTTCAGACTGTTGATCGGAGCCAAACAGCGAAAGAGGCTGAGAACAAAGCTGCAAAGATCGCTTTCGACCATTTCTCTACCCCGAACCGGCCAACTCACATTCCTCGAAGTCACA ATGTGCAGCATTCATACAAAAGTAAGCTACAAAATTATGCGCAGAGAAGAAAACTCACACCACCTGTGTATTCATCTGAACGTGAAGGTCCTCTTCATGCTAGTCGTTTCAAGTCCAAGGTTATGATTGATGGGAAAAGCTATGGGAGTCTTGAATTATTCCCTATGAAAAAAGACGCAGAACAGGCAGCTGCAAAAGTTGCTTTGGAGTCATTGGACCTCGAAATGGTTCAGGAG GATGATTCTGGTCTCTACAAGAACCTCATACAACAATTGGCTCATAAAAGTTCTCATGCTCCAAAATATAAGACTACTGTTTCTGGTCCACCTCAAAAGCCAATTTTCATCTCGACTGTGGAAATAGGAGGAAAGTCTTTTCAAGGACAAGCATCAAAGAGGAAGAGGCAGGCAGAGGACAATGCAGCAAAGCTTGCTTATTCAAGCTTTCGAGAAT GCTATCAAAGTGATCAGGCAAGGCAAATTCGGGGCTCCCCACACCTTGAAGGAAATTACACATTGCTTGTCTATGTGCCAG TTCACATACCATCTACAGCCACAAAGGAGCTGGCCCAGCTTCTGAAAAAAGTCTCATCTCATGTACCTGGTTTAAAAGCCATTGGTGATGATATCCCACTCAACATACTTCATGATGGTGATCTCAAGGTCGAACAAGTTACTTTGGGGAGAGAATTTCATATAAGTTTGGGGAGAACTGTTCACATTTCACTGCAACAAATTGATTCAGTGGTGTCAAACCTTCGAAAGAAGCTTCAGTTTCAGCGTCAGAT GTATTGGATTGACTTCAGTAAGTTGGAGGTTTTTGTTAATGATCATCGCAAACGCTCCTTTCTTTCAATCGAAGTTACAACACGAGGGTTAGCTGAG ATAACCGAGCAGATAGCAGCTGTTGATGAAGTTTATAAGCTTCACAATCTACCTGAATATTATAAG GATCCCCACCCACATGTATCGATAGCTTGGGCATCGGGCAATGTCAGAGATTTACTGAAGGAAGCCATTGCAGAAGAGACGAAGAAATACTCTTCATTTGGGGGATATGTGCAGAAGCCTATATTTACCT GCAGGCAGAGCAGGGCTGATGTCAAAACTCTGGGAAGGAGAAGGAGCTGCACTTGGAGGTGGCGCCGCTGGGTTGACGGTGATGGCCAACTTCTGGCCGCCAACAGCGCAGTGCTGGCCGATGCCGCAAAGGTACCTCTTCCGGCCGGGAGTTGCTAG
- the LOC127790229 gene encoding uncharacterized protein LOC127790229 isoform X1, with translation MYKSKIQELCHRNSWSLPAYSTAKVGPDHNPRFSATVTVNGVPFQTVDRSQTAKEAENKAAKIAFDHFSTPNRPTHIPRSHIFHDLAGFQASITTYNINPLSGGGTSKPTTTNLTLNTLVNETPEVEKFIDVQHSYKSKLQNYAQRRKLTPPVYSSEREGPLHASRFKSKVMIDGKSYGSLELFPMKKDAEQAAAKVALESLDLEMVQEDDSGLYKNLIQQLAHKSSHAPKYKTTVSGPPQKPIFISTVEIGGKSFQGQASKRKRQAEDNAAKLAYSSFRECYQSDQARQIRGSPHLEGNYTLLVYVPVHIPSTATKELAQLLKKVSSHVPGLKAIGDDIPLNILHDGDLKVEQVTLGREFHISLGRTVHISLQQIDSVVSNLRKKLQFQRQMYWIDFSKLEVFVNDHRKRSFLSIEVTTRGLAEITEQIAAVDEVYKLHNLPEYYKDPHPHVSIAWASGNVRDLLKEAIAEETKKYSSFGGYVQKPIFTCRQSRADVKTLGRRRSCTWRWRRWVDGDGQLLAANSAVLADAAKVPLPAGSC, from the exons ATGTACAAATCGAAGATTCAAGAGCTTTGCCATCGGAATTCGTGGAGTTTACCGGCGTACTCCACCGCCAAAGTCGGTCCTGATCACAATCCTCGCTTCTCCGCTACCGTCACCGTCAATGGCGTTCCCTTTCAGACTGTTGATCGGAGCCAAACAGCGAAAGAGGCTGAGAACAAAGCTGCAAAGATCGCTTTCGACCATTTCTCTACCCCGAACCGGCCAACTCACATTCCTCGAAGTCACA TTTTTCATGATCTTGCAGGTTTCCAAGCTTCAATCACAACTTACAATATTAATCCATTGTCCGGAGGAGGTACTTCAAAGCCAACCACAACAAATTTAACACTGAATACACTGGTGAATGAAACTCCAGAGGTGGAGAAATTTATAG ATGTGCAGCATTCATACAAAAGTAAGCTACAAAATTATGCGCAGAGAAGAAAACTCACACCACCTGTGTATTCATCTGAACGTGAAGGTCCTCTTCATGCTAGTCGTTTCAAGTCCAAGGTTATGATTGATGGGAAAAGCTATGGGAGTCTTGAATTATTCCCTATGAAAAAAGACGCAGAACAGGCAGCTGCAAAAGTTGCTTTGGAGTCATTGGACCTCGAAATGGTTCAGGAG GATGATTCTGGTCTCTACAAGAACCTCATACAACAATTGGCTCATAAAAGTTCTCATGCTCCAAAATATAAGACTACTGTTTCTGGTCCACCTCAAAAGCCAATTTTCATCTCGACTGTGGAAATAGGAGGAAAGTCTTTTCAAGGACAAGCATCAAAGAGGAAGAGGCAGGCAGAGGACAATGCAGCAAAGCTTGCTTATTCAAGCTTTCGAGAAT GCTATCAAAGTGATCAGGCAAGGCAAATTCGGGGCTCCCCACACCTTGAAGGAAATTACACATTGCTTGTCTATGTGCCAG TTCACATACCATCTACAGCCACAAAGGAGCTGGCCCAGCTTCTGAAAAAAGTCTCATCTCATGTACCTGGTTTAAAAGCCATTGGTGATGATATCCCACTCAACATACTTCATGATGGTGATCTCAAGGTCGAACAAGTTACTTTGGGGAGAGAATTTCATATAAGTTTGGGGAGAACTGTTCACATTTCACTGCAACAAATTGATTCAGTGGTGTCAAACCTTCGAAAGAAGCTTCAGTTTCAGCGTCAGAT GTATTGGATTGACTTCAGTAAGTTGGAGGTTTTTGTTAATGATCATCGCAAACGCTCCTTTCTTTCAATCGAAGTTACAACACGAGGGTTAGCTGAG ATAACCGAGCAGATAGCAGCTGTTGATGAAGTTTATAAGCTTCACAATCTACCTGAATATTATAAG GATCCCCACCCACATGTATCGATAGCTTGGGCATCGGGCAATGTCAGAGATTTACTGAAGGAAGCCATTGCAGAAGAGACGAAGAAATACTCTTCATTTGGGGGATATGTGCAGAAGCCTATATTTACCT GCAGGCAGAGCAGGGCTGATGTCAAAACTCTGGGAAGGAGAAGGAGCTGCACTTGGAGGTGGCGCCGCTGGGTTGACGGTGATGGCCAACTTCTGGCCGCCAACAGCGCAGTGCTGGCCGATGCCGCAAAGGTACCTCTTCCGGCCGGGAGTTGCTAG
- the LOC127790229 gene encoding uncharacterized protein LOC127790229 isoform X2 produces the protein MYKSKIQELCHRNSWSLPAYSTAKVGPDHNPRFSATVTVNGVPFQTVDRSQTAKEAENKAAKIAFDHFSTPNRPTHIPRSHSFQASITTYNINPLSGGGTSKPTTTNLTLNTLVNETPEVEKFIDVQHSYKSKLQNYAQRRKLTPPVYSSEREGPLHASRFKSKVMIDGKSYGSLELFPMKKDAEQAAAKVALESLDLEMVQEDDSGLYKNLIQQLAHKSSHAPKYKTTVSGPPQKPIFISTVEIGGKSFQGQASKRKRQAEDNAAKLAYSSFRECYQSDQARQIRGSPHLEGNYTLLVYVPVHIPSTATKELAQLLKKVSSHVPGLKAIGDDIPLNILHDGDLKVEQVTLGREFHISLGRTVHISLQQIDSVVSNLRKKLQFQRQMYWIDFSKLEVFVNDHRKRSFLSIEVTTRGLAEITEQIAAVDEVYKLHNLPEYYKDPHPHVSIAWASGNVRDLLKEAIAEETKKYSSFGGYVQKPIFTCRQSRADVKTLGRRRSCTWRWRRWVDGDGQLLAANSAVLADAAKVPLPAGSC, from the exons ATGTACAAATCGAAGATTCAAGAGCTTTGCCATCGGAATTCGTGGAGTTTACCGGCGTACTCCACCGCCAAAGTCGGTCCTGATCACAATCCTCGCTTCTCCGCTACCGTCACCGTCAATGGCGTTCCCTTTCAGACTGTTGATCGGAGCCAAACAGCGAAAGAGGCTGAGAACAAAGCTGCAAAGATCGCTTTCGACCATTTCTCTACCCCGAACCGGCCAACTCACATTCCTCGAAGTCACA GTTTCCAAGCTTCAATCACAACTTACAATATTAATCCATTGTCCGGAGGAGGTACTTCAAAGCCAACCACAACAAATTTAACACTGAATACACTGGTGAATGAAACTCCAGAGGTGGAGAAATTTATAG ATGTGCAGCATTCATACAAAAGTAAGCTACAAAATTATGCGCAGAGAAGAAAACTCACACCACCTGTGTATTCATCTGAACGTGAAGGTCCTCTTCATGCTAGTCGTTTCAAGTCCAAGGTTATGATTGATGGGAAAAGCTATGGGAGTCTTGAATTATTCCCTATGAAAAAAGACGCAGAACAGGCAGCTGCAAAAGTTGCTTTGGAGTCATTGGACCTCGAAATGGTTCAGGAG GATGATTCTGGTCTCTACAAGAACCTCATACAACAATTGGCTCATAAAAGTTCTCATGCTCCAAAATATAAGACTACTGTTTCTGGTCCACCTCAAAAGCCAATTTTCATCTCGACTGTGGAAATAGGAGGAAAGTCTTTTCAAGGACAAGCATCAAAGAGGAAGAGGCAGGCAGAGGACAATGCAGCAAAGCTTGCTTATTCAAGCTTTCGAGAAT GCTATCAAAGTGATCAGGCAAGGCAAATTCGGGGCTCCCCACACCTTGAAGGAAATTACACATTGCTTGTCTATGTGCCAG TTCACATACCATCTACAGCCACAAAGGAGCTGGCCCAGCTTCTGAAAAAAGTCTCATCTCATGTACCTGGTTTAAAAGCCATTGGTGATGATATCCCACTCAACATACTTCATGATGGTGATCTCAAGGTCGAACAAGTTACTTTGGGGAGAGAATTTCATATAAGTTTGGGGAGAACTGTTCACATTTCACTGCAACAAATTGATTCAGTGGTGTCAAACCTTCGAAAGAAGCTTCAGTTTCAGCGTCAGAT GTATTGGATTGACTTCAGTAAGTTGGAGGTTTTTGTTAATGATCATCGCAAACGCTCCTTTCTTTCAATCGAAGTTACAACACGAGGGTTAGCTGAG ATAACCGAGCAGATAGCAGCTGTTGATGAAGTTTATAAGCTTCACAATCTACCTGAATATTATAAG GATCCCCACCCACATGTATCGATAGCTTGGGCATCGGGCAATGTCAGAGATTTACTGAAGGAAGCCATTGCAGAAGAGACGAAGAAATACTCTTCATTTGGGGGATATGTGCAGAAGCCTATATTTACCT GCAGGCAGAGCAGGGCTGATGTCAAAACTCTGGGAAGGAGAAGGAGCTGCACTTGGAGGTGGCGCCGCTGGGTTGACGGTGATGGCCAACTTCTGGCCGCCAACAGCGCAGTGCTGGCCGATGCCGCAAAGGTACCTCTTCCGGCCGGGAGTTGCTAG
- the LOC127790229 gene encoding uncharacterized protein LOC127790229 isoform X3 has product MYKSKIQELCHRNSWSLPAYSTAKVGPDHNPRFSATVTVNGVPFQTVDRSQTAKEAENKAAKIAFDHFSTPNRPTHIPRSHIFHDLAGFQASITTYNINPLSGGGTSKPTTTNLTLNTLVNETPEVEKFIDVQHSYKSKLQNYAQRRKLTPPVYSSEREGPLHASRFKSKVMIDGKSYGSLELFPMKKDAEQAAAKVALESLDLEMVQEDDSGLYKNLIQQLAHKSSHAPKYKTTVSGPPQKPIFISTVEIGGKSFQGQASKRKRQAEDNAAKLAYSSFREFHIPSTATKELAQLLKKVSSHVPGLKAIGDDIPLNILHDGDLKVEQVTLGREFHISLGRTVHISLQQIDSVVSNLRKKLQFQRQMYWIDFSKLEVFVNDHRKRSFLSIEVTTRGLAEITEQIAAVDEVYKLHNLPEYYKDPHPHVSIAWASGNVRDLLKEAIAEETKKYSSFGGYVQKPIFTCRQSRADVKTLGRRRSCTWRWRRWVDGDGQLLAANSAVLADAAKVPLPAGSC; this is encoded by the exons ATGTACAAATCGAAGATTCAAGAGCTTTGCCATCGGAATTCGTGGAGTTTACCGGCGTACTCCACCGCCAAAGTCGGTCCTGATCACAATCCTCGCTTCTCCGCTACCGTCACCGTCAATGGCGTTCCCTTTCAGACTGTTGATCGGAGCCAAACAGCGAAAGAGGCTGAGAACAAAGCTGCAAAGATCGCTTTCGACCATTTCTCTACCCCGAACCGGCCAACTCACATTCCTCGAAGTCACA TTTTTCATGATCTTGCAGGTTTCCAAGCTTCAATCACAACTTACAATATTAATCCATTGTCCGGAGGAGGTACTTCAAAGCCAACCACAACAAATTTAACACTGAATACACTGGTGAATGAAACTCCAGAGGTGGAGAAATTTATAG ATGTGCAGCATTCATACAAAAGTAAGCTACAAAATTATGCGCAGAGAAGAAAACTCACACCACCTGTGTATTCATCTGAACGTGAAGGTCCTCTTCATGCTAGTCGTTTCAAGTCCAAGGTTATGATTGATGGGAAAAGCTATGGGAGTCTTGAATTATTCCCTATGAAAAAAGACGCAGAACAGGCAGCTGCAAAAGTTGCTTTGGAGTCATTGGACCTCGAAATGGTTCAGGAG GATGATTCTGGTCTCTACAAGAACCTCATACAACAATTGGCTCATAAAAGTTCTCATGCTCCAAAATATAAGACTACTGTTTCTGGTCCACCTCAAAAGCCAATTTTCATCTCGACTGTGGAAATAGGAGGAAAGTCTTTTCAAGGACAAGCATCAAAGAGGAAGAGGCAGGCAGAGGACAATGCAGCAAAGCTTGCTTATTCAAGCTTTCGAGAAT TTCACATACCATCTACAGCCACAAAGGAGCTGGCCCAGCTTCTGAAAAAAGTCTCATCTCATGTACCTGGTTTAAAAGCCATTGGTGATGATATCCCACTCAACATACTTCATGATGGTGATCTCAAGGTCGAACAAGTTACTTTGGGGAGAGAATTTCATATAAGTTTGGGGAGAACTGTTCACATTTCACTGCAACAAATTGATTCAGTGGTGTCAAACCTTCGAAAGAAGCTTCAGTTTCAGCGTCAGAT GTATTGGATTGACTTCAGTAAGTTGGAGGTTTTTGTTAATGATCATCGCAAACGCTCCTTTCTTTCAATCGAAGTTACAACACGAGGGTTAGCTGAG ATAACCGAGCAGATAGCAGCTGTTGATGAAGTTTATAAGCTTCACAATCTACCTGAATATTATAAG GATCCCCACCCACATGTATCGATAGCTTGGGCATCGGGCAATGTCAGAGATTTACTGAAGGAAGCCATTGCAGAAGAGACGAAGAAATACTCTTCATTTGGGGGATATGTGCAGAAGCCTATATTTACCT GCAGGCAGAGCAGGGCTGATGTCAAAACTCTGGGAAGGAGAAGGAGCTGCACTTGGAGGTGGCGCCGCTGGGTTGACGGTGATGGCCAACTTCTGGCCGCCAACAGCGCAGTGCTGGCCGATGCCGCAAAGGTACCTCTTCCGGCCGGGAGTTGCTAG